In Janibacter alkaliphilus, the following proteins share a genomic window:
- a CDS encoding DUF6301 family protein, protein MAGLTGSDLVVGEWSWAPVEEVVAWARLWASASWPMTEDVAIDLGVAHLGWSVDEKGAAVSPWPLNRPGVSLSRDYGADDCYGFTFQVTDVVGRPGELLDGEGQRLWEAFLRDRFTLLVRALTAELGTPRRSRDRLDEEEVLTRARWELPDGGIRWDVTQSERSVRVFVSSPDRAERERYMGH, encoded by the coding sequence ATGGCCGGGTTGACGGGTTCGGATCTGGTGGTGGGTGAGTGGTCGTGGGCTCCGGTGGAGGAGGTCGTGGCATGGGCCCGGCTCTGGGCATCGGCGTCCTGGCCGATGACCGAGGATGTGGCGATCGACCTGGGGGTGGCGCATCTGGGGTGGTCGGTGGACGAGAAGGGTGCGGCGGTAAGTCCGTGGCCGCTGAACCGGCCTGGAGTGTCGCTTTCACGGGACTACGGCGCGGATGACTGTTACGGATTCACCTTCCAAGTGACGGATGTCGTCGGGCGTCCGGGAGAGCTGCTGGATGGTGAGGGTCAGCGGCTGTGGGAGGCGTTCTTGCGGGATCGGTTCACGCTGCTGGTGCGGGCGCTGACGGCCGAGCTGGGGACGCCGAGAAGGTCGCGCGACAGGCTGGACGAGGAAGAGGTGCTGACGCGGGCACGGTGGGAGCTGCCGGACGGTGGAATCCGCTGGGATGTGACGCAGTCGGAGCGGTCGGTGCGGGTGTTTGTGAGTTCGCCGGATCGTGCGGAGCGGGAGCGGTACATGGGTCACTAG
- a CDS encoding pore-forming ESAT-6 family protein, with protein MPSMDRISYDTGVSGEVQGDIGRIVGRLESLMSTRDSQVATAMADFQADGVSEEYRHVEDRWSKASGEVRSIIALVKDTLSLNDETATTTQSRASNAVKNIG; from the coding sequence ATGCCATCGATGGATCGGATCAGCTACGACACCGGCGTCTCGGGCGAGGTGCAGGGCGACATCGGCAGGATCGTGGGTCGGCTGGAGTCGCTGATGTCCACGCGGGACTCGCAGGTGGCCACCGCCATGGCCGACTTCCAGGCGGACGGGGTCTCCGAGGAGTACCGCCACGTCGAGGACCGCTGGAGCAAGGCCTCCGGCGAGGTGCGCTCGATCATCGCGCTGGTCAAGGACACGCTCTCGTTGAACGACGAGACGGCCACGACCACCCAGTCGCGGGCGAGCAACGCCGTCAAGAACATCGGCTGA
- a CDS encoding MMPL family transporter — MSQRLTALITSKRSAWAVILLALILSGLAFAAGPAERDPSVTDSLPDGAESTTATALAEQLPQQDDSTAVILFTAASGSLTDGQLDELTALATDLTGSQSGQSAPDAQAGQDGSAGQDGQRGGPPPITVSDDGTAAVVVTPVEATTATDTSAAVTDLRERLADDTPDGVDVGVTGPSAIQADLAAVFEGADFRLLGATATVVATLLVVTYRSPVLWIFPLLVIGTGDRVASIAATTVLKATGTAWDESTTGILSVLVFGAGTNYALLLISRYRDELRRTADRREALATSLTRTAHAVLASATTVVVGVLTLLLSAFPTTRGLGLACAVGIVVAVLYALVVLPAVLSYLGRWVFWPQVPREGQETLSDGRSLWRRIGDRVAARPAAFVAGALLVLAVGAAGISQVRLGLPDAEQFLDTPESITTGERLGESFPAGSTNPTSVLTRDDVAEVQQRVEGTDGVALVRPSGSTEDGDLAGLSVTLADAPDTDAAEQTVRDLRAALDGTDSYVGGSTAEAIDAEAAYTDDQLTIMPLALGLVLIALVGLLRSLVAPVLLVATVVATFLASLGLSWWVFTGVFGFTALGGNAPLFAFLFLVALGVDYNIFLVTRAREEWPAHGTREGMLRALAATGGVITSAGILLAAVFAVLGVLPLVVLAQIGTIICIGVLLDTLLVRTVLVPALALLLGDRFWWPRDSRQPRHAA, encoded by the coding sequence ATGTCGCAGCGCCTCACCGCACTCATCACGAGCAAGCGGTCCGCCTGGGCGGTGATCCTGCTGGCGCTCATCCTCTCCGGGCTCGCCTTCGCCGCCGGCCCGGCCGAGCGCGACCCGTCGGTCACCGACTCGCTGCCCGACGGCGCCGAGAGCACCACCGCGACCGCGCTGGCCGAGCAGCTCCCGCAGCAGGACGACTCCACCGCGGTCATCCTCTTCACCGCGGCCTCGGGAAGCCTCACCGACGGCCAGCTCGACGAGCTGACCGCCCTGGCCACGGACCTCACCGGCAGCCAGTCAGGGCAGAGCGCTCCCGACGCCCAGGCGGGTCAGGACGGGTCGGCCGGCCAGGACGGGCAGCGCGGCGGTCCGCCACCGATCACCGTCAGCGACGACGGCACCGCCGCGGTCGTCGTCACCCCGGTCGAGGCCACCACCGCCACCGACACCTCGGCCGCGGTCACCGACCTCCGCGAGCGCCTCGCCGACGACACCCCGGACGGTGTGGACGTCGGGGTCACCGGGCCCAGCGCCATCCAGGCCGACCTCGCCGCGGTCTTCGAGGGGGCCGACTTCCGCCTGCTCGGTGCCACCGCCACCGTGGTCGCCACCCTGCTCGTCGTCACTTATCGCTCCCCGGTGCTGTGGATCTTCCCGCTGCTGGTCATCGGCACCGGCGACCGGGTCGCCTCGATCGCGGCGACGACCGTGCTCAAGGCCACCGGCACCGCGTGGGACGAGTCGACCACCGGCATCCTCTCGGTGCTCGTCTTCGGCGCCGGCACCAACTACGCCCTGCTGCTCATCTCCCGCTACCGCGACGAGCTGCGCCGCACCGCCGACCGGCGCGAGGCCCTGGCCACCTCGCTGACCCGCACCGCGCACGCCGTGCTCGCCAGCGCCACCACGGTCGTCGTCGGGGTGCTCACCCTGCTGCTGTCCGCCTTCCCCACCACCCGGGGCCTCGGGCTCGCCTGCGCCGTCGGCATCGTCGTCGCCGTCCTCTACGCCCTGGTGGTGCTGCCGGCGGTGCTCTCCTACCTCGGGCGGTGGGTCTTCTGGCCGCAGGTGCCGCGCGAGGGCCAGGAGACCCTCTCCGACGGGCGCAGCCTGTGGCGCCGGATCGGGGACCGGGTGGCCGCCCGTCCGGCAGCCTTCGTCGCCGGGGCGCTGCTCGTGCTCGCCGTCGGCGCCGCCGGGATCAGCCAGGTGCGGCTCGGGCTGCCGGACGCCGAGCAGTTCCTCGACACCCCGGAGTCCATCACCACCGGCGAGCGCCTCGGCGAGTCCTTCCCGGCCGGCTCCACCAACCCGACCAGCGTGCTCACCCGTGACGACGTCGCCGAGGTCCAGCAGCGGGTCGAGGGCACCGACGGCGTGGCCTTGGTCCGCCCCTCCGGCAGCACCGAGGACGGCGACCTCGCCGGCCTGTCGGTCACCCTCGCCGACGCCCCGGACACCGACGCCGCCGAGCAGACCGTGCGTGACCTGCGCGCCGCGCTCGACGGCACCGACAGCTATGTCGGCGGCAGCACCGCCGAGGCGATCGACGCCGAGGCGGCCTACACCGACGACCAGCTGACGATCATGCCGCTGGCGCTCGGCCTCGTGCTGATCGCGCTCGTCGGTCTGCTGCGCTCCCTGGTGGCGCCGGTGCTGCTCGTCGCGACCGTCGTGGCCACCTTCCTCGCCAGCCTCGGGCTGTCCTGGTGGGTCTTCACCGGGGTCTTCGGCTTCACCGCGCTCGGCGGCAACGCGCCGCTCTTCGCCTTCCTCTTCCTCGTGGCGCTCGGGGTGGACTACAACATCTTCCTCGTCACCCGCGCGCGGGAGGAGTGGCCCGCGCACGGCACCCGTGAGGGGATGCTCCGCGCACTGGCGGCCACCGGCGGCGTCATCACCAGCGCCGGGATCCTGCTGGCCGCGGTCTTCGCGGTGCTCGGGGTGCTGCCGCTGGTCGTGCT
- a CDS encoding HNH endonuclease signature motif containing protein: protein MSMSAMRPDGELPGSVGVLVDEVCASNEAAWRLGDAAVGDALAEIGRLRQRLAVAEVALAREGVVRGLPREAGWSEHDWVCRHEGRSAPDPEVRHVGQVLAVARAGLSGSLVPQDMTRLAGEDGSGGGGPAGVGDPAGVGDVLGAFSVGELSLASAARLVRFVDEVAPVADPGLLAEDLGHVLAAARDRTVPAGPCDPAWAAAPGSGDGPGGGLDPDEPGDDSTSGSVPEPGDETHGEERHEGEDGRCQGPVDSERRMVRRAGLTERQLGIVLARTRRLLRPARDLEAEDQRCRAARRLHRSPASGSGLVTYRVTLDAEGAAVLDSALAALSGPVPAEDGAPDPRSAAWRRADALLDLVGRAVASPVGAQPTTSKAQVMVTIPLATLTGDSPQGGAVTGTGEVLSPETARRLACDAGIVPAVLGSRGELLDMGRSVRLFTAGQRRALVHRDGGCSYPGCTIPATWCEAHHVTWWSRGGRSDLANAALLCSRHHTHVHARDLSATITATGVTWHT, encoded by the coding sequence ATGTCGATGTCGGCGATGCGTCCGGACGGGGAGCTCCCCGGTTCGGTCGGGGTGCTCGTGGACGAGGTGTGCGCCTCGAACGAGGCGGCGTGGCGGCTGGGTGACGCGGCGGTGGGGGACGCGCTGGCGGAGATCGGACGGTTGCGGCAGCGGCTGGCGGTGGCCGAGGTGGCGTTGGCGCGTGAAGGGGTGGTGCGGGGGCTGCCGAGGGAGGCGGGGTGGAGCGAGCACGACTGGGTGTGCCGGCACGAAGGGCGGTCCGCCCCGGATCCGGAGGTGCGGCATGTGGGGCAGGTGCTGGCGGTGGCGCGGGCGGGGCTGTCGGGGAGCCTGGTGCCGCAGGACATGACCCGACTGGCTGGCGAGGACGGCAGCGGTGGTGGCGGGCCGGCGGGTGTGGGAGACCCGGCGGGGGTGGGGGATGTGCTGGGGGCGTTCTCGGTGGGGGAGCTGTCGTTGGCGTCGGCGGCGCGGTTGGTGCGGTTCGTGGACGAGGTGGCGCCGGTCGCGGACCCGGGGCTGCTGGCCGAGGATCTGGGGCACGTGCTGGCGGCGGCGCGGGATCGCACAGTCCCGGCGGGACCGTGCGACCCGGCTTGGGCGGCTGCCCCCGGCAGCGGTGACGGCCCTGGCGGAGGCCTCGACCCGGACGAGCCGGGTGATGACAGCACGTCCGGCAGCGTCCCGGAGCCGGGGGACGAGACGCACGGCGAGGAGAGGCACGAAGGCGAGGACGGACGGTGCCAGGGGCCGGTCGACAGCGAGCGGCGCATGGTGCGGCGGGCGGGGTTGACCGAGCGGCAGCTGGGGATCGTGCTGGCGCGCACGCGGCGGTTGCTGCGTCCGGCGCGGGATCTGGAGGCGGAGGATCAGCGGTGCCGCGCGGCGCGTCGGCTGCACCGCAGCCCCGCGAGCGGGTCAGGCCTGGTGACCTACCGGGTGACGTTGGACGCCGAGGGGGCCGCGGTCCTGGACAGCGCGCTGGCGGCGCTGTCCGGGCCGGTCCCGGCGGAGGACGGTGCCCCGGATCCGCGGTCGGCGGCGTGGCGCCGCGCGGACGCCCTCCTCGACCTGGTCGGTCGGGCCGTCGCCAGCCCCGTGGGTGCGCAGCCGACCACGAGCAAGGCGCAGGTGATGGTGACGATCCCGCTGGCGACCCTGACCGGGGACAGCCCGCAGGGTGGGGCGGTGACCGGGACCGGGGAGGTCCTCTCGCCCGAGACCGCGCGCCGCCTGGCCTGTGACGCCGGGATCGTCCCGGCCGTCCTGGGCTCGCGGGGGGAGCTGCTCGACATGGGCCGGTCGGTGCGGCTCTTCACCGCCGGGCAGCGCAGGGCCCTGGTCCACCGCGACGGCGGGTGCAGCTACCCGGGGTGCACCATCCCGGCGACCTGGTGCGAGGCGCACCACGTGACCTGGTGGAGCCGCGGCGGGCGCAGCGACCTGGCCAACGCCGCCCTGCTCTGCTCGCGCCACCACACCCACGTCCATGCCCGCGACCTGAGCGCGACCATCACCGCTACCGGCGTCACCTGGCACACCTGA
- a CDS encoding MarR family winged helix-turn-helix transcriptional regulator — protein MRYLVSEGSAASGVGANGAAGRGLEGQDPGHGAVGAPAGERTTSQALRALTVVSAAVPGAVARRTGLSHNELAVLELLAEGPHGPSELARSLDVTTAAASGIVDRLVARGHAERSAHPQDRRRTVVAVSASGRETLVAELMPMFEALRQLEEELSVDEREVVRGYLERATEAMRRAL, from the coding sequence GTGAGATACCTCGTGAGCGAAGGTAGCGCAGCGTCCGGGGTCGGCGCCAACGGCGCAGCGGGGCGTGGTCTCGAGGGTCAGGACCCTGGGCACGGTGCCGTGGGTGCGCCGGCGGGGGAGCGCACGACGTCGCAGGCGCTGCGTGCCCTGACGGTGGTGTCGGCGGCCGTGCCGGGTGCCGTCGCCCGGCGCACGGGGTTGTCGCACAACGAGCTGGCGGTGCTCGAGCTGCTCGCCGAGGGGCCGCACGGGCCGAGCGAGCTGGCGCGGTCGTTGGACGTGACGACAGCGGCGGCGTCGGGAATCGTCGACCGGCTGGTGGCGCGGGGTCATGCCGAGCGGAGCGCGCACCCGCAGGACCGGCGCCGCACGGTGGTGGCGGTCTCGGCGTCGGGGCGGGAGACGTTGGTGGCCGAGCTGATGCCGATGTTCGAGGCGCTGCGCCAGCTGGAGGAGGAGCTGAGCGTCGATGAGCGGGAGGTCGTGCGCGGCTACCTGGAACGGGCCACGGAGGCGATGCGCCGCGCGCTCTGA
- a CDS encoding DinB family protein produces the protein MTWRAPEVEDTRPDLDMTLDERATLLDWLELYRATVPLKVAGLTGEELCRAAVPGSSLSLLGVVRHLAEVERYWCTDILLGQETPDLYSTRDAPEACFDAATAEGAEGDLRTFDVEVERSRRHVAAVPDLGTSGQGLRHGEPVSLRWILSHLIEEYARHLGHMDMLRGAIDGRTGY, from the coding sequence ATGACGTGGCGGGCACCGGAGGTCGAGGACACGCGTCCCGACCTCGACATGACACTGGACGAACGGGCGACCCTCCTCGACTGGCTCGAGCTCTACCGGGCGACGGTGCCGCTCAAGGTCGCCGGGCTGACCGGCGAGGAGCTGTGCCGGGCGGCGGTTCCCGGGTCGAGCCTCAGCCTGCTCGGCGTGGTCCGCCACCTCGCCGAGGTCGAGCGCTACTGGTGCACCGACATCCTGCTGGGGCAGGAGACGCCGGACCTCTACTCGACCCGGGATGCGCCGGAGGCATGCTTCGACGCGGCGACGGCCGAGGGCGCCGAAGGGGATCTGCGCACCTTCGACGTCGAGGTCGAGCGCTCCCGTCGGCACGTCGCGGCGGTGCCCGACCTCGGCACCAGCGGCCAGGGGCTGCGGCACGGCGAGCCCGTCTCGCTGCGCTGGATCCTCAGCCACCTGATCGAGGAGTACGCGCGGCACCTCGGGCACATGGACATGCTCCGCGGTGCGATCGACGGGCGCACCGGCTACTGA
- a CDS encoding polymorphic toxin type 15 domain-containing protein has protein sequence MGGHGQSPIEVKLDDPAAIRDRARALTSALGDVEVTAGEVRSTWRGIAGHYEAPESGQVLRAMAKPDDVAGELRSKGDRARRALDGYADALEELRSRRDDLIAEAASIRQGRADIESGKVKEPEYVSLKYQHGNGERQESPKAELRGREDALAEDIAELQSDKDRAEIVCANAIGAIWGAMPYKLSGETSVSYDLQYGATADAYEQLAYSHESPWGRPAYWSDDGIWLWRGVQGAASSVTSTVGMVGDLSGLRGQGRADAMYSGLWRTGTDLWTVGSPLGMAVHDPTERAESAARVAEMGKGLVSLDTFGAETAHTIGSFGPDVAVAVVTGGTGLAARGAVRTMAASRYDQLAKAAKVDLSGIGAAARKWAASPAGRAMSDFSDLGTWARDQLGGAKEAASRVGQRWQPAAAPAGGPSPSSVAPSRGLDSPGVTQQSVDTSRGSSASPLTSPGGSPSHVPGGGSSPSGTGSPSGGAPEGRWSPGAGSDGPDAPGPVARDGADAGDVRTGGDGRPGEGPAGRDVDGPEGARDGADSGDAGRPRDGSPASSPDGSSPDGSREGPGRDGGPSSDADRSPAPERSPDRAGRDEGGSSPDAGGSVSRVGDEGYPFSADDAARMTDSPQARVDLGDGSNGARLVDEPKIYGQPNHPDPVPPAPPEVLQDPWVQEALNGQPPKLVLDEDGVLRTADKQVVTFRYTNPKHELLEMLRQTRLQEDGLNRMSAKDLLENLRSYDANKSQARSARDDYHKTARPVDEPWFGKGQALHSPDMIAGGAARSFDGYGHGGVNHSLGAQWRGEARPLRTTLAQEMQDIPEPLWQWVAPKIEVRTMDMLGG, from the coding sequence ATGGGCGGCCACGGACAGAGCCCGATCGAGGTCAAGCTCGACGACCCCGCAGCGATCCGGGACAGGGCCCGGGCGCTGACCTCGGCCCTGGGAGACGTGGAGGTCACTGCGGGCGAGGTCCGCTCCACCTGGCGCGGCATCGCGGGGCACTACGAGGCGCCGGAGTCCGGCCAGGTGCTGCGGGCGATGGCCAAGCCCGACGACGTGGCCGGTGAGCTCCGCTCGAAGGGGGACCGGGCCAGGCGGGCTCTCGACGGCTACGCCGACGCGCTGGAGGAGCTGAGGTCTCGCCGGGATGACCTGATCGCCGAGGCGGCGAGCATCCGGCAGGGACGGGCCGACATCGAGTCGGGCAAGGTGAAGGAGCCGGAGTACGTCTCGCTGAAGTATCAGCACGGCAACGGCGAGCGGCAGGAGTCGCCCAAGGCAGAGCTGCGCGGGCGTGAGGACGCCCTGGCGGAGGATATCGCTGAGCTGCAGTCTGACAAGGACCGGGCGGAGATCGTCTGCGCCAACGCGATCGGCGCGATCTGGGGTGCGATGCCGTACAAGCTGTCCGGTGAGACCTCGGTCAGCTACGACCTGCAGTACGGCGCGACCGCCGACGCCTACGAGCAGCTCGCCTACAGCCACGAGTCTCCCTGGGGTCGCCCGGCCTACTGGAGCGATGATGGGATCTGGCTGTGGCGTGGCGTGCAGGGGGCCGCGTCGAGCGTGACGAGCACCGTCGGCATGGTCGGTGATCTGAGCGGCTTACGCGGTCAGGGCCGGGCTGACGCGATGTACTCGGGCCTGTGGCGAACGGGCACGGATCTGTGGACCGTGGGGAGCCCGTTGGGGATGGCCGTGCACGACCCGACCGAGAGGGCGGAGTCGGCTGCGCGTGTCGCAGAGATGGGTAAAGGACTGGTCTCGCTGGACACCTTCGGCGCCGAGACGGCGCACACCATCGGGTCGTTCGGACCTGACGTTGCTGTGGCAGTCGTTACCGGCGGCACCGGCCTGGCCGCCCGCGGGGCCGTGCGGACGATGGCTGCCTCTCGGTACGACCAGCTCGCCAAGGCGGCCAAGGTCGACCTCTCAGGGATCGGCGCTGCGGCGAGGAAGTGGGCCGCCTCGCCCGCTGGTCGGGCCATGAGCGACTTCTCAGACCTGGGGACCTGGGCTCGAGATCAGCTGGGCGGGGCGAAGGAGGCTGCCTCGCGGGTGGGTCAGCGCTGGCAGCCGGCGGCCGCCCCCGCGGGGGGTCCGTCGCCGTCGTCGGTGGCTCCCTCGCGAGGTCTGGACTCGCCGGGTGTGACGCAGCAGAGCGTGGACACCTCTCGGGGCAGTAGCGCGTCGCCCTTGACGTCCCCGGGCGGCAGCCCGTCGCACGTTCCGGGTGGCGGGTCGTCGCCCTCGGGTACCGGGTCACCGTCGGGTGGTGCGCCGGAGGGGCGCTGGTCCCCGGGTGCGGGCTCGGACGGGCCGGATGCTCCGGGGCCGGTGGCGCGTGACGGTGCGGATGCCGGTGATGTCCGGACCGGTGGTGATGGTCGGCCTGGTGAGGGTCCGGCCGGTCGGGACGTGGACGGGCCCGAGGGTGCGCGCGACGGCGCTGACAGCGGGGATGCCGGTCGTCCTCGTGATGGGAGCCCAGCGTCGTCACCTGATGGGTCGTCGCCGGACGGGTCTCGGGAGGGGCCCGGTCGTGATGGTGGCCCCTCGTCGGACGCCGACCGGTCGCCGGCCCCCGAGCGGTCGCCGGACCGCGCCGGACGTGACGAGGGCGGGTCGTCCCCGGACGCTGGCGGCTCGGTGTCACGGGTGGGTGATGAGGGGTACCCGTTCAGCGCAGACGACGCGGCGCGCATGACGGACAGCCCGCAGGCGCGGGTCGATCTCGGTGACGGCTCGAACGGGGCTCGGTTGGTGGACGAGCCGAAGATCTATGGTCAGCCGAACCATCCGGATCCGGTGCCGCCGGCGCCACCAGAGGTGCTGCAGGATCCGTGGGTGCAGGAGGCGTTGAACGGGCAGCCGCCGAAGCTGGTGCTGGACGAGGATGGGGTGCTGCGGACGGCGGACAAGCAAGTGGTGACCTTCCGTTACACCAATCCGAAGCACGAGCTGCTCGAAATGCTGCGGCAGACCCGGTTGCAGGAGGACGGGCTGAACCGGATGAGCGCTAAAGACCTGCTGGAGAACTTGAGGAGTTACGACGCGAACAAGAGCCAGGCTCGTAGCGCGCGCGACGACTACCACAAGACGGCGCGGCCGGTCGACGAGCCGTGGTTCGGGAAGGGCCAGGCCCTGCACAGTCCGGACATGATCGCTGGCGGCGCCGCGCGGTCCTTCGACGGATACGGGCACGGAGGAGTGAACCACTCCCTCGGCGCCCAATGGAGAGGCGAAGCGAGACCACTCCGTACCACGCTAGCGCAGGAGATGCAGGATATTCCTGAGCCGTTGTGGCAGTGGGTGGCGCCCAAGATTGAGGTGCGCACCATGGACATGTTGGGAGGTTGA
- a CDS encoding DUF6177 family protein produces the protein MSYDLVVTTARDIDPTSLAIAVDEAAGPGAGLRIGGDDGHGLVVVADAHDRPVLWVGPPRPVHDPVGAARRLGMRTTSAAETRWTEISTLTTAGLQLARLVAARVAEQAAGQVHDLGNPPDETGEGGPPPDHGLPFDAVGSEEAVLVQRRPVLWLSPWLLHAVRRIGGDQPRLVLLTPPSTRLTPVLERFVASGAVRWVVDDGAAARDAVTGQPVTWDGERFAVGAGEAVPAPDGETTQLVVDVETLHPYPSPAIGQLADRVVEILGLPPLAGAGRLEPADTPWERDLITEMGRHLSPEGVDLAISGDGCDGSLKIQPQPGGVTERVHLTATVPTELTTDAAQKGLGRRLLAAGTQLGFVVRRTGAADQLVDEAAMRTSRLGVLVARRDRFPGVPTAELDSRSGGRLVEAEQGWVLPFETVDAAGLGEQARAWGASVDLVVTHDTQVDRPEEVAR, from the coding sequence ATGAGCTACGACCTGGTCGTCACCACCGCCCGTGACATCGATCCGACCAGCCTCGCCATCGCCGTCGACGAGGCCGCCGGGCCGGGCGCCGGGCTGCGGATCGGCGGGGACGACGGGCACGGTCTCGTCGTCGTCGCCGACGCCCACGACCGACCGGTGCTGTGGGTCGGTCCGCCCCGGCCCGTCCACGACCCCGTCGGCGCCGCCCGCCGTCTCGGGATGCGGACGACCAGCGCCGCCGAGACGCGGTGGACCGAGATCTCCACCCTCACCACCGCCGGCCTGCAGCTGGCCCGTCTGGTGGCGGCGAGGGTCGCCGAGCAGGCGGCCGGGCAGGTGCACGACCTGGGCAACCCGCCGGACGAGACCGGCGAAGGGGGACCGCCCCCTGACCACGGTCTCCCCTTCGACGCGGTCGGGAGCGAGGAGGCGGTGCTCGTGCAGCGCCGGCCCGTGCTCTGGCTCAGCCCGTGGCTGCTGCACGCCGTGCGGCGCATCGGCGGCGACCAGCCGCGGCTGGTGCTGCTCACCCCGCCGAGCACCCGGCTCACCCCCGTGCTGGAGCGCTTCGTCGCCAGCGGCGCGGTGCGCTGGGTGGTCGACGACGGCGCCGCCGCCCGGGACGCCGTCACCGGGCAGCCGGTGACGTGGGACGGGGAGCGCTTCGCGGTGGGTGCCGGCGAGGCGGTCCCGGCGCCGGACGGGGAGACGACCCAGCTGGTGGTGGACGTCGAGACCCTGCACCCCTACCCCTCGCCGGCCATCGGGCAGCTCGCCGACCGGGTCGTCGAGATCCTTGGTCTGCCACCGCTCGCCGGGGCCGGGAGACTGGAGCCGGCAGACACCCCGTGGGAGCGCGACCTCATCACCGAGATGGGCCGGCACCTCTCGCCCGAAGGGGTCGACCTCGCCATCTCGGGCGACGGGTGCGACGGCTCGCTGAAGATCCAGCCCCAGCCCGGGGGTGTCACCGAGCGGGTGCACCTGACCGCCACGGTCCCGACCGAGCTGACCACCGACGCGGCGCAGAAAGGGCTGGGGCGTCGCCTGCTCGCGGCCGGCACCCAGCTCGGCTTCGTCGTCCGCCGCACCGGCGCAGCCGACCAGCTCGTCGACGAGGCCGCGATGCGCACCTCCCGGCTCGGGGTGCTCGTGGCGCGGCGCGACCGCTTCCCCGGGGTGCCGACCGCCGAGCTGGACAGCCGCAGCGGCGGGCGGCTCGTCGAGGCGGAGCAGGGCTGGGTGCTGCCCTTCGAGACGGTGGACGCGGCGGGTCTGGGGGAGCAGGCGCGGGCGTGGGGCGCGAGCGTCGATCTCGTCGTCACGCACGACACGCAGGTGGACCGCCCGGAGGAGGTGGCGCGGTGA
- a CDS encoding T6SS immunity protein Tdi1 domain-containing protein, protein MLGDGVVASFGEVPFESRVVWGQWAPEGAVQLWESSGVCAFSGGFVRLVDPGRAAQMLEGVYGLPENSVVLFATGLGDLVVSAQGMFFVVFFRWGVVAPLPRGAGLAQVVGWLQDERVLDGVFGRGVFAEAVAADRGGVLGPDECYGFVPLLALGGPERAANLDRCGMWEHIALILAMAGPPAVGAELALPPA, encoded by the coding sequence ATGTTGGGTGATGGTGTGGTGGCGTCGTTTGGTGAGGTGCCGTTCGAGTCGCGGGTGGTGTGGGGGCAGTGGGCTCCTGAGGGTGCGGTTCAGCTGTGGGAGAGCTCGGGGGTGTGTGCGTTCTCGGGTGGGTTCGTGCGGCTGGTGGATCCGGGTCGGGCGGCGCAGATGCTGGAGGGGGTGTACGGGCTGCCGGAGAACTCGGTGGTGCTGTTCGCGACCGGGTTGGGGGATCTGGTGGTGAGCGCGCAGGGGATGTTCTTCGTGGTGTTCTTCCGCTGGGGTGTGGTGGCGCCGCTGCCTCGGGGTGCGGGCCTGGCGCAGGTGGTGGGGTGGTTGCAGGACGAGCGGGTGCTGGACGGGGTGTTCGGTCGGGGGGTGTTCGCGGAGGCTGTGGCGGCGGACCGGGGTGGGGTGCTGGGTCCTGATGAGTGCTACGGGTTCGTGCCGTTGTTGGCGTTGGGCGGTCCGGAGCGGGCGGCGAATCTGGATCGGTGCGGGATGTGGGAGCACATCGCGTTGATCCTGGCGATGGCTGGTCCGCCGGCGGTGGGCGCGGAGCTGGCGCTGCCCCCGGCCTGA
- a CDS encoding DUF6507 family protein has protein sequence MGTKWDIDGPAVGRVIERAAGKADGYEGDVTKVGEGFAELQGVLTNSQLVAKRVDDFASEVVYDDLGTIQGHTASAIMGTTEAVGHYLDGHEQMAQTAQGNATKASYPTPPGVGSDGSGTS, from the coding sequence GTGGGGACGAAGTGGGACATCGACGGCCCGGCGGTGGGCCGGGTCATCGAGAGGGCAGCGGGCAAGGCGGACGGCTACGAGGGTGATGTCACCAAGGTCGGTGAGGGCTTCGCCGAGCTGCAGGGCGTGCTGACGAACTCGCAGCTGGTCGCGAAGCGGGTGGACGACTTCGCGAGCGAGGTGGTGTACGACGACCTCGGCACGATCCAGGGGCACACCGCGTCCGCGATCATGGGCACGACCGAGGCGGTGGGTCACTACCTCGACGGCCACGAGCAGATGGCGCAGACCGCCCAGGGCAACGCCACCAAGGCCAGCTATCCCACACCGCCGGGGGTCGGCAGCGACGGCTCCGGGACCAGCTGA